The following coding sequences lie in one Dehalobacter sp. 12DCB1 genomic window:
- a CDS encoding sensor histidine kinase, which produces MDKLTAVFESTLNAIENGKEEIFDIYEMTRNEIQRLKKELEFMRREIEDTIKMVDTQFMKEKRFRRKLMEVNKNFDKFNEKQMLEAYSETKDAQVELQLLQAKELQLRSRRDEIERTLKNLDITVIKAEDLMSQVSLALRLLKEGISEISQFYSSDQRKETAFQIIKAQEEERLRVAREVHDGPAQSLANIVLRLEIAEKLLELDHRQVKKELKELNILVRDNLKDIRRIIFGLRPIPLNGAGIVDTINHYMKNFEKTYGLTCELIVEGQERELDSSVEVALFRLVQEGMTNVAKHAESPKCRVHLNFQDNRIVGQIIDDGKGFDISNGLDNSGAHFGLIGINERIQAYSGQLSIQSEPGKGTVVTFNIPYSE; this is translated from the coding sequence ATGGATAAATTAACTGCTGTCTTTGAATCAACGCTCAACGCAATCGAGAACGGTAAAGAAGAAATATTTGACATCTATGAGATGACCCGCAACGAAATACAGCGGTTAAAAAAAGAACTGGAATTTATGCGCAGGGAAATTGAAGACACCATCAAAATGGTGGATACCCAGTTTATGAAAGAAAAACGCTTCCGTCGGAAGCTGATGGAAGTCAACAAGAACTTCGATAAGTTCAATGAGAAACAGATGCTCGAAGCGTATTCGGAAACGAAGGATGCACAGGTAGAGCTGCAACTGCTCCAGGCGAAAGAGCTTCAGCTGCGTTCCCGCAGGGATGAAATCGAAAGAACGTTAAAAAATTTGGATATCACAGTGATTAAGGCTGAGGATCTGATGAGCCAGGTCAGTCTTGCCCTACGGCTTTTAAAAGAAGGAATCAGTGAGATCAGTCAGTTCTATAGCAGTGACCAGAGAAAAGAAACAGCTTTTCAGATCATCAAGGCTCAGGAAGAAGAACGCCTGAGGGTCGCCCGTGAAGTCCACGACGGTCCCGCCCAGAGTCTGGCAAACATTGTTCTGCGTCTGGAAATAGCAGAGAAACTTCTGGAACTTGATCACCGCCAGGTAAAAAAAGAATTGAAAGAACTGAATATACTGGTCAGGGATAATTTGAAGGATATCCGCAGAATCATTTTCGGACTCAGGCCAATTCCTTTAAATGGGGCGGGAATTGTTGATACCATCAATCATTATATGAAAAACTTTGAAAAAACGTATGGGCTGACCTGTGAACTTATCGTGGAAGGACAAGAAAGGGAGCTTGATTCCTCCGTAGAAGTAGCCCTTTTCCGATTGGTTCAGGAAGGGATGACCAATGTGGCTAAACATGCGGAATCCCCGAAGTGCAGGGTTCATTTGAATTTTCAGGATAACAGGATTGTCGGTCAGATTATCGATGATGGTAAAGGATTTGATATCAGCAATGGCTTGGATAATTCCGGTGCCCATTTCGGCTTGATTGGAATTAATGAGCGAATTCAGGCTTACTCCGGACAATTATCGATTCAATCAGAACCGGGCAAGGGTACTGTTGTTACGTTTAACATTCCATATTCTGAATAA